One Actinospica robiniae DSM 44927 genomic region harbors:
- a CDS encoding helicase-related protein, which yields MTTPTTAYAVGSLVTARGRDWVVLPDSAVAGAEDDLLVLRPLGGSDDDVAAVFPAVEDVTGARFAPPDPADLGDAAAAGLLRSALRIGFRNGAGPLRSLAGIAVEPRPYQLVPLLMALRQDTVRLLISDDVGIGKTVEAALIAAELLAQGDARGLAVLCSPALAEQWQAELRSKFGIDAELILASTVPRLERGLDYGQSLFDKYRHVIVSTDFIKSPRHRDDFVQHCPDLVIVDEAHTCVTADAATAAAAGGRRRAHNQLRHELLQRIAADADRHLLLVTATPHSGKDESFRALIGLLDPRLENADLSSDAGRRHLARHFVQRRRADIRRYLGEDTEFPSDRLFKDETYRLTPAYKALLEDAIAYAGERVSDAAGRNRREARIAWWSAIALLRSLVSSPRAAAQTLTTRSTSALARSEQEADELGRPIIADLAEDDNLEGLDAAPGAETELGGASARLKELAERAAALEGPEHDLKLALLIKQLKSLLADGYHPIVFCRYIPTAEYVAEQLDGKLGRKTVVRAVTGTLSPQQRLTRIEELAAEATEDPAARRVLIATDCLSEGVNLQHHFDAVLHYDLAWNPTRHEQREGRVDRFGQKRDEVRVVTLYGSDNGIDGKVLDVLIKKHREIRKATGICVPVPDETSAGVTDALIEWLLMRGSADGADRGEQLSLFESNLSSTSQQLDVDWNSLAEVERASRSRYAQGAVHPDEVAAEVAAVRAALGQVGEVRGFVRTALRALGAQLVGGTPTEGDFTAATHGLPVGLRESVTAAVGSPELGSAGKLWFRHNPAVPRGEAALVRTDPAVGAIAQFVLNAALDDQLPAQHRPARRCGVIRTNAVSKRTTLLLVRYRFHLTLPSRTGERQLVAEDARLLAFEGAPAQAAWLDEDTALALTAAQATENTAPELAQATAERILGALDAVTEYLDAHGAQRATELSEAHRRVRGASEQRLRGLRVEVQKPADVLGVYVYLPVAAAAMNSDGRA from the coding sequence ATGACGACGCCGACTACTGCTTACGCCGTCGGCTCACTGGTGACCGCGCGCGGGCGCGACTGGGTGGTGCTGCCGGACTCGGCGGTCGCCGGGGCCGAGGACGACCTGCTGGTGCTGCGGCCCCTCGGCGGCTCGGACGACGACGTCGCGGCCGTGTTCCCCGCGGTCGAGGACGTCACCGGCGCCCGGTTCGCCCCGCCGGACCCGGCCGACCTGGGAGATGCCGCCGCGGCGGGCCTGCTGCGCTCCGCACTGCGCATCGGCTTCCGCAACGGCGCCGGTCCTCTGCGCTCGCTGGCCGGGATCGCCGTCGAGCCGCGGCCCTACCAGCTCGTTCCGCTGCTGATGGCGCTGCGCCAAGACACCGTCAGGCTGCTGATCAGCGATGACGTCGGTATCGGCAAGACGGTCGAGGCCGCGCTGATCGCCGCGGAACTCCTCGCCCAGGGCGACGCCCGCGGCCTGGCCGTGCTGTGCTCCCCGGCGCTGGCCGAGCAGTGGCAGGCGGAACTGCGCTCGAAGTTCGGCATCGACGCCGAACTGATCCTCGCCTCCACCGTCCCGCGCCTCGAGCGCGGCCTGGACTACGGCCAATCCCTGTTCGACAAGTACCGCCATGTGATCGTCTCGACCGACTTCATCAAATCGCCGAGGCACCGCGACGACTTCGTCCAGCACTGCCCGGATCTCGTGATCGTCGACGAGGCGCACACCTGCGTCACCGCCGACGCGGCCACGGCGGCAGCGGCAGGCGGTAGGCGCCGCGCGCACAATCAGCTGCGCCACGAGCTGCTCCAACGCATCGCCGCCGATGCGGACCGGCACCTGCTGTTGGTGACCGCCACACCGCACTCGGGCAAGGACGAGTCCTTCCGCGCCTTGATAGGGCTGCTCGACCCGCGCCTGGAGAATGCGGATCTGAGCTCGGATGCGGGACGGCGCCACCTCGCACGCCACTTCGTCCAGCGCCGCCGGGCCGATATCCGCAGGTACCTCGGCGAGGACACGGAATTCCCCTCCGACCGGCTGTTCAAAGACGAGACCTACCGGCTCACCCCCGCGTACAAGGCGCTGCTGGAGGACGCCATCGCCTACGCCGGCGAGCGGGTGAGCGACGCGGCCGGACGCAACCGGCGCGAGGCGCGCATCGCCTGGTGGTCCGCGATCGCGCTGCTGCGCTCGCTCGTCTCCTCCCCGCGCGCCGCCGCCCAAACCCTCACCACGAGGTCCACCTCCGCGCTCGCCCGGAGCGAGCAGGAGGCCGACGAGCTCGGCCGCCCGATCATCGCGGACCTCGCCGAGGACGACAACCTCGAAGGCCTCGACGCCGCACCCGGCGCCGAGACGGAGCTGGGCGGCGCGTCCGCACGTCTCAAGGAACTGGCCGAACGAGCCGCGGCACTCGAGGGCCCCGAGCACGACCTGAAACTCGCCCTGCTGATCAAGCAGCTCAAGTCCCTGCTGGCCGACGGCTACCACCCGATCGTGTTCTGCCGCTACATCCCCACGGCCGAGTACGTCGCGGAGCAACTCGACGGCAAGCTCGGGCGCAAAACCGTCGTGCGGGCCGTCACCGGCACGCTCTCTCCGCAGCAGCGCCTGACCCGGATCGAAGAGCTGGCGGCCGAAGCCACCGAGGACCCGGCCGCGCGCAGAGTGCTGATCGCCACGGACTGCCTGTCCGAGGGCGTCAACCTCCAACACCACTTCGACGCCGTCCTCCACTACGACCTCGCCTGGAACCCGACCCGCCACGAACAGCGCGAAGGCCGGGTGGACCGGTTCGGCCAGAAGCGCGACGAGGTGCGCGTCGTCACGCTCTACGGCAGCGACAACGGCATCGACGGCAAGGTCCTCGACGTGCTGATCAAGAAGCACCGGGAGATCCGCAAAGCCACCGGCATCTGCGTTCCCGTGCCGGACGAGACCTCCGCCGGCGTCACCGACGCACTGATCGAGTGGCTGCTGATGCGCGGATCAGCCGACGGCGCGGACCGCGGCGAGCAGCTGTCCCTGTTCGAGTCGAACCTGTCCTCCACATCCCAGCAGCTCGATGTGGATTGGAACTCGCTCGCCGAGGTCGAGCGCGCTTCACGATCACGCTACGCACAAGGCGCCGTCCATCCCGACGAGGTCGCGGCCGAGGTGGCAGCCGTACGCGCGGCCCTGGGCCAGGTAGGCGAGGTCCGTGGCTTCGTCCGCACCGCACTGCGCGCACTGGGCGCCCAACTCGTCGGCGGCACGCCCACGGAGGGAGACTTCACCGCCGCGACGCACGGCCTGCCGGTCGGCCTGCGCGAATCGGTGACCGCCGCCGTCGGAAGCCCGGAGCTCGGCTCCGCAGGAAAGCTGTGGTTCCGGCACAACCCCGCCGTCCCGCGCGGCGAGGCAGCGCTCGTGCGCACCGACCCCGCGGTCGGCGCGATCGCGCAATTCGTCCTGAACGCCGCGCTCGACGACCAGCTACCCGCGCAGCACCGGCCGGCCCGACGCTGCGGCGTCATCCGCACGAACGCGGTCAGCAAGCGCACGACACTGCTGCTGGTGCGCTACCGCTTCCACCTCACCCTGCCCTCACGGACCGGAGAGCGGCAGCTGGTCGCCGAGGACGCTCGCCTGCTGGCCTTCGAAGGCGCACCCGCCCAAGCGGCATGGCTCGACGAAGACACGGCCCTCGCACTGACCGCCGCGCAGGCCACCGAGAACACGGCTCCGGAACTCGCACAAGCCACCGCGGAACGCATCCTCGGCGCGCTGGACGCGGTCACGGAGTACCTAGACGCCCATGGCGCGCAGCGCGCCACCGAACTCAGCGAGGCCCACCGCCGGGTCCGCGGAGCGAGCGAGCAGCGGCTCAGAGGATTGCGGGTCGAGGTGCAGAAACCCGCCGACGTGCTCGGCGTATACGTGTACCTGCCGGTCGCCGCGGCGGCGATGAACAGCGACGGGAGGGCCTGA